The genomic DNA CGGCGGTCAACAAATGGCCGAAAGATTAGAAAACAACTAATTAAACCAGAAACTATAGTTATTCGAGTAAAAAAACAAGTTTTCCATAGGTGCCTTCGCTTTGATAATTGTTCGATATTTGATCCGGGAGACGGTTAAGACACAAGTTGCAGTCTTATTTGTGTTATTTCTGGTCTTTTTCAGCCAAAAGTTCATCCGTGTGCTGGCCAATGCCACGGAGGGATCGATCCCGAGTGATCAAATTATTACCTTAGTAGGTTTGTACATGCCGTCGATGGCGATGTTGATGTTGCCACTAAGTTTGTATATCGGGATCTTGATCACTTTTGGCCGCCTGTATGCCGAGAGTGAGATCACCGTGATGAACGCCACCGGGATCGGTAACGAGTTTTTGATCCGCGCGGCGCTTTATTTGGCGATCATTACCGGCTCGGTGGCCGCCTTTAACGCACTCTGGCTAACACCGTGGGCCAATAACCAAGAGTTAGAAGTCATGGAGCAGCTGGAAGCGAAATCGGGGCTGGAGCTGCTGGTGCAAGGTCAGTTTCAAAGCGCCCCTTCCGGCGAAGCGGTCATTTTTGTCGATAACATTGAAGATGATGGCCAAACCCTCAATCAGGTGTTTGTTGCCCAGCCGGTGCCGCGTGGCTCCTTGCTGCCCAATGTGGTGGTGGCTGACAAAGGTTATGTCTCTGAGCTCGACGATGGCCGCCAAGTGCTGGACTTGGTCGACGGCACCCGCACTGAGGGATTGCCGACCCAGCTTAACTATGGCGTGACCACCTACGAGAACTATCAGGTGCTGATTGGTCAGCGTGAGGTGCGCGAGAAAAGTCGCGATTGGGATGCGGTGCCTACGCTGCAACTGTTTGGTGAATCGAGCTTAAAAGCGCGCGCTGAACTGCAGTGGCGTATCTCTTTGGTGCTGTGTATTCCGTTGATGACCATGATTGTAGTGCCATTGTCGGCGGTGAACCCACGCCAAGGACGGTTCGCTAAGCTATTCCCCGCGATTTTGATTTATCTGGCGTACTTTTTGTCGATCAGTGCCGCCAAATCGGCGGTCGAAGATGGCGATCTCCCCGCTCAAATTGGGCTTTGGAGTGTCAATATCGCTGCCTTGTTATTGGCTGTGGTGCTTGCCGGTTGGGAT from Salinivibrio kushneri includes the following:
- the lptF gene encoding LPS export ABC transporter permease LptF, translated to MIIVRYLIRETVKTQVAVLFVLFLVFFSQKFIRVLANATEGSIPSDQIITLVGLYMPSMAMLMLPLSLYIGILITFGRLYAESEITVMNATGIGNEFLIRAALYLAIITGSVAAFNALWLTPWANNQELEVMEQLEAKSGLELLVQGQFQSAPSGEAVIFVDNIEDDGQTLNQVFVAQPVPRGSLLPNVVVADKGYVSELDDGRQVLDLVDGTRTEGLPTQLNYGVTTYENYQVLIGQREVREKSRDWDAVPTLQLFGESSLKARAELQWRISLVLCIPLMTMIVVPLSAVNPRQGRFAKLFPAILIYLAYFLSISAAKSAVEDGDLPAQIGLWSVNIAALLLAVVLAGWDSLPVRKLKASLKGSA